In Schizosaccharomyces osmophilus chromosome 2, complete sequence, the following proteins share a genomic window:
- the itr1 gene encoding myo-inositol transmembrane transporter Itr1, with translation MDLGRVKSSSSVDEGQLSNNKQSSHQNPFETPLEFEAVEKSSKKSSEIANVDQGVINPELSLSGHHGFNDTVECQPVGKRIWVLAAAAGIGGLLFGYDTGVISGALVVMGDSLGKTLTDGDKEYITSSTSLGALIGGITAGALADFLGRRPVIAITSVFVIVGSIVQATAHTLWHMIAGRFIIGIGVGVASLIVPLYLSELAPSKIRGRLVIVYVFLITLGQVIAYGIDTAFEHVINGWRWMVGLAIVPAFIQAVILVWLPESPRLLIKKDKAKKAFKTLASIYPTAHPYEIETKLHIIQEGVRDPFTGTRFQKVMKTFKELYFVPSNFRALVLACGLQALQQLSGFNSLMYFSSTIFQTVGFDNPTATGLIIAGTNFVFTIAAFTVIDRFGRRILLLVTLLGMIGALIVCAVAFHFLPKDENGNIKAGQGNPWAIVVLISMIFYVASYASGLGNLPWQQSELFPMSVRGLGTGMATAINWASNLAIGATFLTLMREITPTGTFALYGGLCAGGWVMSYFCYPEFADYTIEEIGILLKDGFGVKESMEHLRRVRQERAWSQEDDQSKA, from the coding sequence ATGGATTTAGGACGCGTAAAATCTTCAAGCTCTGTTGACGAAGGGCAATTGTCCAACAATAAACAATCAAGCCATCAGAACCCATTTGAAACTCCTTTGGAATTCGAAGCAGTcgaaaaatcatcaaaaaagtCGAGTGAAATTGCAAATGTTGATCAGGGAGTTATTAACCCCGAGCTTTCCTTATCCGGTCATCATGGCTTTAATGATACGGTGGAATGTCAACCTGTAGGTAAACGTATCTGGGTCCTTGCCGCAGCTGCAGGTATTGGAGGACTTCTCTTCGGTTATGACACAGGTGTTATTTCTGGTGCTCTAGTCGTTATGGGAGATAGTTTAGGGAAAACCTTGACTGATGGGGATAAAGAATACATCACATCATCAACGTCACTAGGAGCCCTCATCGGTGGTATCACCGCCGGTGCGCTTGCTGACTTTCTAGGTAGAAGGCCAGTCATTGCTATAACTAGTGTTTTTGTCATCGTTGGCTCTATCGTGCAGGCCACTGCTCATACTTTATGGCATATGATTGCTGGTCGTTTCATTATAGGTATTGGCGTCGGTGTAGCTTCTCTTATTGTACCTCTGTATCTTAGTGAACTAGCACCATCCAAAATCCGTGGTCGCCTTGTGATTGTCTATGTATTTCTAATCACTCTCGGTCAGGTTATAGCGTATGGTATCGATACTGCATTTGAACATGTTATTAATGGTTGGCGTTGGATGGTGGGCCTTGCTATTGTCCCAGCTTTTATTCAAGCGGTTATATTAGTCTGGCTTCCTGAGTCTCCTCGCCTTTTGatcaaaaaagataaagcTAAAAAAGCCTTCAAGACCTTAGCAAGTATTTATCCAACAGCTCATCCATATGAGATTGAAACCAAACTTCATATTATTCAGGAAGGTGTCCGTGATCCTTTTACTGGTACTAGATTCCAGAAAGTTATGAAAACATTCAAAGAGCTTTACTTCGTACCTTCCAATTTTCGAGCTCTTGTCCTTGCTTGTGGCTTACAAGCATTACAACAGCTTTCTGGCTTTAACTCTCTCATGTACTTTTCAAGTACTATCTTCCAAACAGTTGGGTTTGACAATCCAACTGCAACTGGTCTTATTATAGCTGGAaccaattttgtttttaccaTTGCTGCTTTCACAGTGATTGATCGCTTTGGCCGTCGCATATTATTGTTAGTTACTCTTTTGGGCATGATCGGTGCACTCATTGTGTGTGCTGTcgcttttcattttttaccaaaagacGAAAATGGAAACATTAAGGCAGGACAGGGAAATCCATGGGCTATTGttgttttaatttctaTGATTTTTTATGTTGCATCGTATGCTTCAGGTCTTGGTAATCTTCCTTGGCAACAGTCGGAATTATTTCCAATGTCTGTTCGTGGGTTAGGTACAGGTATGGCTACTGCTATAAATTGGGCAAGTAATCTGGCTATCGGAGCTACATTTTTGACTTTAATGAGGGAAATAACTCCTACAGGTACGTTTGCATTATATGGTGGTCTTTGTGCTGGCGGCTGGGTTATGTCATATTTTTGCTATCCAGAATTTGCTGATTATacaattgaagaaatcgGTATTCTGCTGAAAGACGGATTTGGTGTTAAAGAAAGTATGGAGCAT
- the hcs1 gene encoding 3-hydroxy-3-methylglutaryl-CoA synthase has product MSFDRKDIGIKGLFLYTPNQYVGQSALEEHDGVSAGKYTIGLGLNKMAFVDDREDIYSFALTALSQLIQKYQIDVNNIGRLEVGTETLIDKSKSVKSVLMQLLGENSNVEGIDCVNACYGGVNALFNTVDWIESSAWDGRDAIVVAGDIALYDKGNARPTGGAGCVALLVGPNAPIVLEPGLRGTHMEHAYDFYKPDLTSEYPYVDGHFSLECYVRALDKAYAAYNVRDAAKNGKSKGLGIDRFDYCVFHAPTCKQVQKAYARLLYTDYADQPGVAELDSVRELLNTLPAAKTLTDKTLEKTLMAITKERYNQRVHSSIYAPTNCGNMYTASVFSCLTSLLSRVPAAELQGKRVGAYSYGSGLASSFFSLAIKGDVSNIAHKANFVNDVESRHSMTPVEYENAIELRHQAHLKKNFTPQGNVDRLRSGTYYLTGIDDMFRRSYEVKH; this is encoded by the exons atgtCTTTTGATCGAAAGGATATCGGTATCAAAGGTCTCTTCCTTTATACCCCCAATCAA TATGTTGGACAATCTGCTTTGGAGGAACACGATGGTGTTTCTGCCGGAAAGTATACCATTGGCCTCGGATTGAACAAAATGGCTTTTGTTGACGACCGCGAAGATATCTATTCTTTCGCCCTTACTGCTCTTTCTCAActcattcaaaaataccaaatTGATGTTAACAATATTGGCCGCTTGGAAGTTGGTACCGAAACTCTCATTGACAAGTCCAAGTCTGTCAAGAGTGTTTTGATGCAACTCCTGGGTGAAAATAGCAACGTCGAAGGTATCGATTGCGTCAATGCCTGTTATGGTGGTGTAAATGCCCTTTTTAACACTGTCGACTGGATTGAGTCTTCCGCCTGGGATGGTCGGGATGCCATCGTAGTTGCTGGCGACATTGCTTTGTATGACAAAGGCAATGCCAGACCTACCGGTGGTGCCGGATGTGTTGCTCTCTTGGTTGGTCCCAACGCTCCTATCGTTTTAGAACCAGGCTTGCGTGGTACTCACATGGAACACGCTTATGACTTTTACAAGCCTGATTTGACCAGTGAATACCCTTATGTTGATGGTCATTTCTCTCTTGAGTGTTATGTCAGAGCTTTAGACAAAGCCTATGCTGCTTATAATGTTCGTGATGCTGCCAAGAATGGAAAGTCGAAGGGACTAGGCATTGACCGTTTCGACTACTGCGTCTTCCATGCCCCCACTTGTAAGCAAGTTCAAAAAGCTTATGCTCGCCTTCTTTACACTGACTATGCTGATCAACCTGGCGTTGCTGAATTGGATAGTGTCCGTGAGCTCCTTAATACATTACCTGCCGCCAAGACTCTTACCGATAAGACTCTTGAGAAAACCTTAATGGCTATTACCAAAGAACGTTATAATCAGCGTGTCCATTCCAGTATTTATGCTCCTACTAATTGCGGTAACATGTACACTGCCAGTGTCTTCTCTTGCCTTACCTCCCTCCTTTCACGTGTTCCTGCCGCTGAACTTCAAGGTAAGCGTGTCGGCGCTTACTCTTATGGTTCTGGCTTAgcctcttctttcttttctttggcCATCAAAGGTGATGTCTCCAATATTGCCCACAAGGCTAACTTTGTTAACGATGTTGAAAGCCGTCATTCCATGACTCCTGTCGAGTACGAAAACGCCATTGAATTGCGCCACCAGGCacatttgaagaagaacttTACTCCCCAAGGCAATGTCGACCGCCTTCGCTCTGGTACTTATTACCTTACTGGCATTGATGACATGTTCCGTCGCAGTTACGAAGTTAAACattaa